In Poecile atricapillus isolate bPoeAtr1 chromosome 22, bPoeAtr1.hap1, whole genome shotgun sequence, a genomic segment contains:
- the TAS1R1 gene encoding taste receptor type 1 member 1: MPAPALLRLCLCAAAAAASSFTLRGDYRLAGLFPLHTAAHRDGASLLVRGCDDAAFKSHGYCLSQALRFAVEEINNSSTLLPNVTLGYEIYDTCSEPTNFHATLCALARKGRHDVQVLPSFQHYEPQAVAVIGPDSTRLALTTAAVLSLFLVPEISYEASTELLSHKRLYPSFLRTIPSDRKQVKAIFQLLQHFGWTWVVLLGSDNTYGSAGLDALQELLTASNVCVAYRGTIPANVDANNPQLHNLVRIITEVKVNVTVVFSSRESVLPFFEVVVQKNITGMVWVASEDWLLAQTVWQVPGIQTIGSVLGMAVEKPESTVLERFEAWKISEEGAVAECASSAEAGGKSVGNARLNCTQCCTGCRALAAVPDMYDAQSSFNVYSAVYAVAHGLHDLLGCALGACSKGTVYPWQLLQKIRQVNFTLYKSQISFDANGDIHKGYDIVMWKWRGPNWASHVIGTFRVNPDRLSINPGKVLWHTEDGQAPSSVCSEACEPGEMRLQHSRHKCCFSCVACPPGTFLNTSDPFDCQACGLGEWAPAKSEVCFNRTIEFLSWSEPLSWVLLSLAVLLMLLIAALTVLFAFNASTPVVKSAGGKACFLMLGSLACTCSSLFCYFGEPSQVACLLRVPLFAISFTVFLSCVATRSFQILCIFKLNARCPALYEAWMRRQGPVLFVAASTAAQVALCVVTEAVSPSVPHREYDVRDEWVVLECAQSSAADAATAYTVLLSAGCFALSYAGTDLPAAYNEAKSLTVSLLLHLGCSAAVLCSQGALRGQAETAARVFSTLGTLAALLGGYFVPRAFIILLRPHQNTAEHFQMAIQEYTRRQAAA; this comes from the exons ATGCCGGCACCCGCCCTGCTCCGCCTGTGCCTCTGCGCggctgccgccgccgcctcctccttCACCCTCCGCGGCGATTACCGCCTGGCCGGGCTGTTCCCCCTGCACACCGCGGCGCACCGGGACGGCGCCAGCCTGCTCGTGCGCGGCTGCGACGA CGCCGCCTTCAAGAGCCACGGCTACTGCCTGTCACAGGCCCTGCGTTTCGCCGTGGAGGAGATCAACAACTCCAGCACGCTGCTCCCCAATGTCACCCTGGGCTACGAAATCTATGACACCTGCTCTGAGCCTACCAACTTCCATGCTACACTGTGTGCCCTCGCTCGTAAAGGCAGGCATGATGTCCAGGTGCTCCCCAGTTTTCAACATTATGAAccccaggctgtggctgtcaTTGGCCCTGACAGCACCCGGCTGGCCCTCACCACAGCCGCTGTTCTCAGCCTCTTTCTTGTACCGGAG ATCAGCTACGAAGCCTCCACGGAGTTGCTGAGCCACAAGCGGCTGTACCCCTCTTTCCTGCGCACCATCCCTAGCGATAGGAAGCAGGTGAAGGCCatcttccagctgctgcagcactttGGCTGGACCTGGGTGGTGCTGCTGGGTAGTGACAACACCTATGGCAGTGCCGGCCTGGAtgccctgcaggagctgctgaccGCAAGCAACGTGTGCGTGGCCTACCGAGGCACCATCCCCGCCAATGTGGATGCCAATAACCCCCAGCTTCACAACCTGGTCCGAATCATCACAGAAGTCAAGGTCAATGTCACTGTTGTGTTCTCCAGCAGAGAAAGTGTTCTGCCGTTCTTTGAGGTGGTGGTCCAGAAGAACATCACGGGCATGGTGTGGGTGGCCTCTGAAGACTGGTTGTTGGCTCAAACTGTCTGGCAGGTGCCTGGCATCCAGACCATTGGTTCAGTGTTAGGGATGGCAGTTGAGAAGCCAGAGTCCACGGTGCTGGAACGCTTTGAAGCTTGGAAGATATCAGAGGAAGGTGCTGTGGCTGAGTGTGCCAGCAGTGCAGAGGCAGGTGGGAAATCTGTGGGGAATGCGAGGCTGAACTGCACCCAGTGCTGCACCGGCTGCCGTGCGCTCGCCGCTGTCCCTGACATGTACGACGCTCAAAGCTCCTTCAATGTGTACTCGGCCGTGTATGCCGTGGCCCATGGCCTCCATgacctgctgggctgtgccttgGGGGCCTGCAGCAAAGGCACTGTCTATCCCTGGCAG CTCCTTCAAAAGATTAGACAAGTAAACTTCACCCTGTACAAGAGCCAAATCTCTTTTGATGCCAACGGGGACATTCATAAAGGCTATGACATTGTCATGTGGAAGTGGAGGGGACCAAACTGGGCTTCTCATGTGATAGGAACCTTCCGTGTGAACCCTGACAGGCTGAGCATCAACCCTGGCAAAGTCCTGTGGCACACAGAAGATGGCCAG GCTCCCAGCTCAGTGTGCTCTGAGGCCTGTGAGCCAGGGGAGATGCGGCTGCAGCACAGCCGCCACAAATGCTGCTTCAGCTGTGTGGCCTGTCCACCGGGAACCTTCCTGAACACATCAG ACCCCTTTGACTGCCAGGCCTGTGGCTTGGGCGAGTGGGCCCCAGCAAAGAGTGAGGTCTGCTTCAATCGCACCATCGAGTTCCTGTCCTGGTCCGAGCCCCTCtcctgggtgctgctgtccctggctgttCTTCTCATGCTGCTCATAGCGGCGCTGACCGTCCTGTTCGCCTTTAATGCCTCCACACCCGTGGTCAAGTCTGCGGGTGGGAAGGCGTGTTTCCTCATGCTGGGCTCCCTGGcctgcacctgcagcagcctctTCTGCTACTTCGGGGAGCCCTCGCAGGTGGCATGCTTGCTGCGGGTGCCGCTCTTCGCAATCAGCTTCACCGTGTTCCTTTCGTGCGTGGCAACCCGGTCCTTCCAGATCCTCTGCATCTTCAAGCTGAACGCGCGCTGCCCTGCGCTCTACGAGGCCTGGATGCGGCGCCAGGGGCCGGTGCTGTTCGTGGCGGCCAGCACGGCGGCACAAGTGGCGCTGTGCGTGGTCACCGAGGCCGTCAGCCCCTCGGTGCCGCACCGGGAGTACGACGTGCGGGACGAATGGGTGGTGCTGGAGTGCGCCCAGAGCTCCGCGGCCGACGCCGCCACCGCCTACACGGTGCTGCTCAGCGCAGGCTGCTTCGCGCTCAGCTACGCGGGCACGGACCTGCCCGCCGCCTACAACGAGGCCAAGAGCCTGACCGTGAGCCTGCTGCTACACCTGGGCTGCTCGGCCGCCGTGCTCTGCTCGCAGGGCGCGCTGCGCGGCCAGGCCGAGACAGCGGCCCGGGTGTTCAGCACGCTGGGCACGCTCGCAGCACTGCTGGGCGGGTACTTCGTGCCGCGGGCCTTCATCATCCTGCTGCGGCCGCACCAAAACACGGCCGAGCACTTTCAGATGGCCATTCAAGAGTACACGCGCCGCCAGGCCGCCGCCTGA
- the NOL9 gene encoding polynucleotide 5'-hydroxyl-kinase NOL9 isoform X2 has product MALTFTGKCRLRCLYGAVRLLGFAVASHHPGLPVFSPATHCALSLEALPGACPPAAAVRQLRTAARAAMRSHRVPRQARVKVMTRFSPDCAVVLLEHLDSPVTRFLLSHPPLSRLFESQKKEESSFTPEDAVLASVGIVKCSPDRGLLVSESMCLALEELIQTCCAEDDGVPVVLVCGPKSTGKSTFNRYLINLLLNRLPVVEYMECDIGQTEFTPPGCVSLSSVTEPILGPPFTHQQMPRKMVYYGQTSCEQDTERYLDVVKYVFSCYKKEVPLIINTMGWVKGEGLLLLIDIIRLLTPSHIVQMDMCDWKAMPPLTSEHIHFSAGLHTKGKQQSKCKQLGADDVESWKYPEGEDMSTPQHKLLYVHPEFPRAGVAGEARVHSGILRDMSILGYLGHLQSPDIGAVLPLHSLVPYQVPFNAVALRVIHTDVAPSNIMYAVNASWVGLCCIPEEVRCQSDGPVLLTQTPICDCLGFGIVRGVDMEKKLYHILTPVPPENLRLVNCLLLGNIAIPNCVLVGQQGIEGEIPYVTSDYNYSIMGSGKLRKKKQHLKKREFPF; this is encoded by the exons ATG GCGCTGACCTTCACCGGCAAATGCCGCCTGCGCTGCCTCTACGGTGCCGTCCGTCTGCTGGGCTTCGCCGTGGCCTCGCATCACCCGGGACTGCCGGTCTTCTCGCCGGCCACGCACTGCGCGCTCAGCCTGGAGGCGCTGCCCGGCGCCTGCCCGCCTGCCGCCGCCGTCCGCCAGCTGCGCaccgccgcccgcgccgccaTGCGCTCGCACCGCGTTCCCCGCC AGGCGCGGGTGAAAGTGATGACACGGTTCTCGCCCGACTGCGccgtggtgctgctggagcacctGGACTCGCCGGTGACACGATTCCTGCTGAGCCACCCACCGCTGTCGCGGCTTTTCGAGTCCCAG AAAAAGGAGGAGTCTAGCTTCACACCAGAGGACGCGGTCCTGGCGTCTGTGGGCATCGTGAAGTGCAGCCCTGACCGCGGGCTGCTGGTGTCGGAGAGCATGTGCCTGGCGCTGGAGGAGCTGATCCAGACCTGCTGTG CGGAAGATGACGGCGTCCCTGTGGTGCTGGTGTGTGGACCAAAAAGCACTGGGAAATCAACATTCAACAGATACCTAATTAACCTGTTACTGAACCG ccttcccGTGGTTGAGTACATGGAGTGTGACATCGGCCAGACGGAATTCACACCGCCCGGGtgcgtgtccctgagcagcgTCACGGAGCCCATTCTGG GTCCCCCCTTCACTCACCAGCAGATGCCCCGTAAGATGGTGTATTATGGCCAGACCAGCTGTGAGCAGGACACAGAGAGGTACCTTGATGTTGTGAAATATGTGTTCAGCTGCTACAAGAAGGAAGTGCCTCTAATCATCAACACCATGGGCTGGGTGAAAG GTGaagggctgctgctcctcattgATATCATCCGGCTGTTGACACCCAGCCACATTGTTCAGATGGACATGTGTGACTGGAAGGCCATGCCCCCACTGACGTCTGAGCATATCCACTTCAGCGCTGGGCTGCACACCAAGGGCAAGCAGCAGTCCAAATGCAAGCAGCTGGGAGCAGATGACGTGGAGAGCTGGAAGTACCCTGAAGGGGAGGACATGTCAACTCCACAGCACAAGCTGCTCTATGTCCACCCGGAATTCCCTCGGGCAGGGGTGGCAGGTGAAGC GCGAGTGCACAGCGGCATCCTGCGTGACATGTCCATTCTGGGCTACCTGGGGCACCTTCAGAGCCCAGACATTGGGGCTGTGCTCCCCCTGCACAGCCTGGTGCCATATCAG GTACCTTTCAATGCTGTGGCTCTCAGGGTTATTCACACAGATGTTGCTCCCAGCAACATCATGTACGCAGTGAACGCCAGCTGGGTTGGGCTCTGCTGCATTCCAGAGGAAGTCCGGTGCCAGAGCGATGGGCCAGTCCTGCTGACACAGACACCGATCTGCGACTGCCTGGGCTTTG GAATTGTCCGAGGGGTTGATATGGAGAAGAAGCTTTACCACATCCTGACACCAGTGCCTCCAGAGAATCTGAGACTAGTGAATTGTCTGCTCCTTGGGAACATTGCCATCCCTAACTGTGTGCTTGTGGGCCAG caaGGAATTGAGGGAGAGATCCCCTACGTCACATCCGATTACAACTACAGTATCATGGGCTCAGGGAAACtgaggaagaagaagcagcatttGAAGAAGAGGGAGTTCCCCTTTTGA
- the NOL9 gene encoding polynucleotide 5'-hydroxyl-kinase NOL9 isoform X1, producing MPARRSRPRRALARSLPRASRLEVAWREYAASFIRTGMVPPAEPGLVAVEAAEGTAVLLLAPQQALTFTGKCRLRCLYGAVRLLGFAVASHHPGLPVFSPATHCALSLEALPGACPPAAAVRQLRTAARAAMRSHRVPRQARVKVMTRFSPDCAVVLLEHLDSPVTRFLLSHPPLSRLFESQKKEESSFTPEDAVLASVGIVKCSPDRGLLVSESMCLALEELIQTCCAEDDGVPVVLVCGPKSTGKSTFNRYLINLLLNRLPVVEYMECDIGQTEFTPPGCVSLSSVTEPILGPPFTHQQMPRKMVYYGQTSCEQDTERYLDVVKYVFSCYKKEVPLIINTMGWVKGEGLLLLIDIIRLLTPSHIVQMDMCDWKAMPPLTSEHIHFSAGLHTKGKQQSKCKQLGADDVESWKYPEGEDMSTPQHKLLYVHPEFPRAGVAGEARVHSGILRDMSILGYLGHLQSPDIGAVLPLHSLVPYQVPFNAVALRVIHTDVAPSNIMYAVNASWVGLCCIPEEVRCQSDGPVLLTQTPICDCLGFGIVRGVDMEKKLYHILTPVPPENLRLVNCLLLGNIAIPNCVLVGQQGIEGEIPYVTSDYNYSIMGSGKLRKKKQHLKKREFPF from the exons ATGCCCGCACGGCGCAGCCGCCCCCGCCGGGCTCTGGCCCGCAGCCTGCCCCGCGCGAGCCGGCTGGAGGTGGCCTGGCGGGAGTACGCCGCCTCCTTCATTCGCACCGGGATGGTGCCGCCGGCTGAGCCGGGGCTGGTGGCCGTGGAGGCGGCGGAGGGTACGGCCGTGCTGCTGCTGGCGCCGCAGCAG GCGCTGACCTTCACCGGCAAATGCCGCCTGCGCTGCCTCTACGGTGCCGTCCGTCTGCTGGGCTTCGCCGTGGCCTCGCATCACCCGGGACTGCCGGTCTTCTCGCCGGCCACGCACTGCGCGCTCAGCCTGGAGGCGCTGCCCGGCGCCTGCCCGCCTGCCGCCGCCGTCCGCCAGCTGCGCaccgccgcccgcgccgccaTGCGCTCGCACCGCGTTCCCCGCC AGGCGCGGGTGAAAGTGATGACACGGTTCTCGCCCGACTGCGccgtggtgctgctggagcacctGGACTCGCCGGTGACACGATTCCTGCTGAGCCACCCACCGCTGTCGCGGCTTTTCGAGTCCCAG AAAAAGGAGGAGTCTAGCTTCACACCAGAGGACGCGGTCCTGGCGTCTGTGGGCATCGTGAAGTGCAGCCCTGACCGCGGGCTGCTGGTGTCGGAGAGCATGTGCCTGGCGCTGGAGGAGCTGATCCAGACCTGCTGTG CGGAAGATGACGGCGTCCCTGTGGTGCTGGTGTGTGGACCAAAAAGCACTGGGAAATCAACATTCAACAGATACCTAATTAACCTGTTACTGAACCG ccttcccGTGGTTGAGTACATGGAGTGTGACATCGGCCAGACGGAATTCACACCGCCCGGGtgcgtgtccctgagcagcgTCACGGAGCCCATTCTGG GTCCCCCCTTCACTCACCAGCAGATGCCCCGTAAGATGGTGTATTATGGCCAGACCAGCTGTGAGCAGGACACAGAGAGGTACCTTGATGTTGTGAAATATGTGTTCAGCTGCTACAAGAAGGAAGTGCCTCTAATCATCAACACCATGGGCTGGGTGAAAG GTGaagggctgctgctcctcattgATATCATCCGGCTGTTGACACCCAGCCACATTGTTCAGATGGACATGTGTGACTGGAAGGCCATGCCCCCACTGACGTCTGAGCATATCCACTTCAGCGCTGGGCTGCACACCAAGGGCAAGCAGCAGTCCAAATGCAAGCAGCTGGGAGCAGATGACGTGGAGAGCTGGAAGTACCCTGAAGGGGAGGACATGTCAACTCCACAGCACAAGCTGCTCTATGTCCACCCGGAATTCCCTCGGGCAGGGGTGGCAGGTGAAGC GCGAGTGCACAGCGGCATCCTGCGTGACATGTCCATTCTGGGCTACCTGGGGCACCTTCAGAGCCCAGACATTGGGGCTGTGCTCCCCCTGCACAGCCTGGTGCCATATCAG GTACCTTTCAATGCTGTGGCTCTCAGGGTTATTCACACAGATGTTGCTCCCAGCAACATCATGTACGCAGTGAACGCCAGCTGGGTTGGGCTCTGCTGCATTCCAGAGGAAGTCCGGTGCCAGAGCGATGGGCCAGTCCTGCTGACACAGACACCGATCTGCGACTGCCTGGGCTTTG GAATTGTCCGAGGGGTTGATATGGAGAAGAAGCTTTACCACATCCTGACACCAGTGCCTCCAGAGAATCTGAGACTAGTGAATTGTCTGCTCCTTGGGAACATTGCCATCCCTAACTGTGTGCTTGTGGGCCAG caaGGAATTGAGGGAGAGATCCCCTACGTCACATCCGATTACAACTACAGTATCATGGGCTCAGGGAAACtgaggaagaagaagcagcatttGAAGAAGAGGGAGTTCCCCTTTTGA